The Bacillota bacterium genome has a window encoding:
- a CDS encoding putative sporulation protein YtxC, whose product MELIAIGVQDHTNAVRDRLSSKVRMLCEKGIELDMTERSAGPLTFLCLNLRDASRGVPAGQRDLVRYHVASALADAIVFDVAKGFVARVVRRRYPYFDPSEQERIVACAAAALGGRGTDGKMGAETADRDRPEEPRALVRRRNEVLFKVLDYLDTASCIVLDGFVRFRLKGFVEELLESADAAVDDYMIEREYNEFIRLLKYFVDVQEPRIDEVHVVSRPGGLFRLLDRAGKVVDNDYLEGVSPDLVDIDVDYEDLLISALISVSPRKIVLHLGRSAGVTDTIQRLFEGRVSVCPGCRLCEGHQARAHVPASGRGDQN is encoded by the coding sequence ATGGAGCTCATCGCCATTGGGGTTCAGGATCACACGAACGCCGTCCGCGACCGACTCTCGAGCAAGGTGCGGATGCTGTGTGAGAAGGGGATCGAGCTTGACATGACGGAGAGGTCCGCGGGACCTCTCACATTTCTCTGTTTGAATTTGCGCGACGCCAGCCGAGGCGTCCCCGCGGGCCAGAGAGACCTCGTCAGATACCATGTAGCTAGCGCCCTTGCTGATGCCATAGTCTTCGATGTAGCCAAGGGTTTTGTGGCGCGGGTAGTTCGTAGGCGGTACCCGTACTTCGATCCCTCGGAACAAGAGAGAATCGTTGCATGCGCGGCCGCGGCTCTCGGTGGCAGGGGCACGGACGGAAAGATGGGCGCCGAAACCGCTGACAGGGACAGACCCGAGGAGCCCAGGGCTCTGGTAAGGCGCAGGAACGAGGTGCTCTTCAAAGTGCTGGACTATCTCGACACAGCAAGTTGCATTGTGCTGGACGGGTTTGTCCGGTTCAGGTTGAAGGGCTTTGTTGAGGAACTGCTCGAATCGGCGGACGCAGCCGTCGACGACTACATGATAGAACGTGAGTATAACGAGTTCATCAGGCTTCTGAAATACTTCGTGGACGTCCAGGAGCCGAGGATCGATGAAGTCCACGTCGTGTCAAGACCTGGGGGTCTCTTCAGGCTGTTGGACCGCGCCGGGAAGGTTGTGGACAACGATTACCTGGAGGGCGTTTCCCCGGACCTCGTGGACATCGATGTGGATTACGAGGACCTTCTTATCAGCGCCCTGATAAGCGTATCGCCCAGAAAGATAGTCCTTCATCTCGGCCGAAGCGCTGGTGTCACGGACACGATCCAAAGACTGTTCGAAGGTCGCGTCTCGGTGTGCCCGGGCTGTCGCCTCTGCGAGGGCCATCAGGCCAGGGCGCACGTGCCGGCGTCGGGGCGCGGCGATCAGAACTGA